The sequence AACGCGATCATCGGGATGGCGGAACTCCTCGCCGAGACCGATCTCTCGCAGACTCAGCGGGAGTACGTGCGCATCTTCACGACCGCGGGCGATACCCTCCTCACCCTCATCAATCAGATTCTGGATCTCTCGAAGATCGAGGCGGGACATTTCGAGTTGGACGAGCGCCCTTTCTCGGTGTGGGAGCTCGTCGAGCACACGGTGCAGCTTTTCGCCGTTCCCGCGCACGAGAAGGATGTCGAGCTGACCGCGCGGATCGATCCCGGGGTCCCGCGCCGCCTGGTCGGCGACGCGGACCGCCTCCGCCAGATCCTCGTGAACCTCCTCGGGAATGGGGTCAAGTTCACACGCGAGGGGGAGGTTTCCTTGAGCGTGAGCCGCTCCACCCGCCCTGCCGAAGGCGAGGAGGGCACGGACGTGGTCCTCCGGTTCGCGGTGGCCGACACGGGGCCGGGGATTCCGGAAGATCGGATGGAGGCCGTTTTCGAGAGATTTACCCAAGCTGACTCTTCCACCACGCGAGAGCATGGAGGATCCGGGTTGGGGCTGACGATTTCGTCCGCTCTCGTCGCGCTCATGCACGGGGAGATGGGCGTCCGTAGCCGCCTCGGTGAAGGGAGCACCTTTTATTTCACGGTGAGGCTGAAGGAGGCGGGCCCCGAGGTCCAGGGACCTAAGGCCCCGGAACGCCTTTCCTTTGAAGGGCTCCGCGCCCTCGTCGTGGACGACAACGCCACGAACCGGCTCGTCCTCACGGAGGTGCTGCGCGGCTGGGGCGCGACGCCGACCACCGCTGCGGGCGGACAGGAGGCCCTCGCCGAGCTCCGCCATGCGCGCGACTCGGGCCAGAAGTACGACCTCGTCCTTCTCGATGGACGTATGCCGGGAATCGATGGATTCGAGGTGGCCGAGCTGGTCCAGAAGGAGCGGGGCCTCGCGGCAGCCACCCTGATGATGCTGACTTCGGGAGGGGACCAGGCCGCCGAGATCGAACGGGCCCGAGCGGCGGGCATCCAGGCATATCTCGTGAAGCCGGTTCGGCGCGCCGAGCTCCGCGAGACGATCGGGCGGCTCCTGAGCCGAAGCGGGAGCGAGGCGGCTCTCCCGGTTGGAGCGACCGGCGTATCGAGTGCGCCCCTGCCGCGCACGGCCGGAGCAAAGATCCTTCTGGTCGAAGACACGGAGGAGAACCAGATCCTCATCCAGGCGTACCTCGGAGGATCTCCGCACAGCCTCCGGATCGTCGCGCGCGGCGACGAAGCCGTACGGACCTACACCGGGGATCCCTCGGAGTACGACCTGATCTTCATGGACATCCAGATGCAGGGAATGGACGGCTACGAGGCGACCCGGCGCATCCGAAGCTGGGAGAAGTCGGAGGGCGTCCCCGCTGTTCCGATCGTTGCCCTGACGGCGCATGCGCTGGACGATGAGCGCCGCAAGACGCTCGAAGCGGGATGCGACGCTCACCTCACGAAACCGATTCGAAAGGACGTCTTTCTCTCCGCCGTCGCGACGCATGCGAGGCCGGCCCCGCGGCCCGAGGGATGAGGCCTCTCCTGGTCGCGGCGGCGCTCGCCCTCGCGGCCGCCTCCCCGGGGATCGCGGGCGCCCAAGAGCCGCCGCCGGAGCCCCGCTACGAGGTCTTCCTCCTCACCATGGCCCAGGGAGCGGAAGTTTGGGAGCTCTTCGGACACAACGCCCTCCTCATCCGGGATCGCGCGACGGGAGAAGACCTCGCCTGGAACTGGGGGCTGTTCGACTTCGAGCAGGAGGCCTTCATTCCCCGCTTCCTACGCGGCACGATGGAGTACAGCATGGGTCCGGCACGGCTCGAACCCTTCCTCGCGGGATACGCGGCCGCGAACCGGACCGTCTTTGCGAACGAAGTCCTCCTCACCCAGGAGGATGCGGCCGCCCTCGATGCCTTCGTGCGGTGGAATTTTCAACCCGAAAACCGGAATTACCGCTACGACTACTTCCGGGACAATTGCTCCACGCGGCTGCGCGACGCGCTCGACGGCGTCCTCGGG comes from Gemmatimonadota bacterium and encodes:
- a CDS encoding response regulator, translated to MPEETSEDRGSVPSGDPDRWGEALVGWVTREIEGTGSFPRGIEAWIDERLARRLLNPARAVFVAQLLFVAVVVAISWSQLPPGALAAWAAMLVASAAIRSGLPGWLARQGTGVRGCVAAFQWSVLISGLVWGGGIAFLGRGLPIERLFLILVALTGMVAASAVTLAPDPASFRRFEIPLVTGLVIGILWHGQTQVHLLGAGLMILFGVWVQTLLRQSHRALRHELTIAADLKHHDEKAGRERAFLIALLQSLPDAVVAMKRDGCVLALNRGFTETFGWEPEEVLGHDLFELAVPEEGRDEARREVRELFDAGGSVRDTRRRRKDGSLIQVRVLASPIAGLHDVVAILYSDISRLKETELALEHARAAAEQANRAKSEFLATMSHEIRTPMNAIIGMAELLAETDLSQTQREYVRIFTTAGDTLLTLINQILDLSKIEAGHFELDERPFSVWELVEHTVQLFAVPAHEKDVELTARIDPGVPRRLVGDADRLRQILVNLLGNGVKFTREGEVSLSVSRSTRPAEGEEGTDVVLRFAVADTGPGIPEDRMEAVFERFTQADSSTTREHGGSGLGLTISSALVALMHGEMGVRSRLGEGSTFYFTVRLKEAGPEVQGPKAPERLSFEGLRALVVDDNATNRLVLTEVLRGWGATPTTAAGGQEALAELRHARDSGQKYDLVLLDGRMPGIDGFEVAELVQKERGLAAATLMMLTSGGDQAAEIERARAAGIQAYLVKPVRRAELRETIGRLLSRSGSEAALPVGATGVSSAPLPRTAGAKILLVEDTEENQILIQAYLGGSPHSLRIVARGDEAVRTYTGDPSEYDLIFMDIQMQGMDGYEATRRIRSWEKSEGVPAVPIVALTAHALDDERRKTLEAGCDAHLTKPIRKDVFLSAVATHARPAPRPEG